One genomic region from Nocardia vinacea encodes:
- a CDS encoding GlxA family transcriptional regulator gives MHTVAVLALDQVLPFDLSTPIESFTRSRLPDGRPAYRVRVCAAAPTVETELFTIKARWGLEALAEADTIVLPGCADPTVAVPDDVIEALRAAAANGTRIASICVGAFILAATGLLDGLRATTHWLAAPTLAARYPAIDVDPDVLYVDNGQFLTSAGAAAGIDLCLHMIRRDHGSAVAADAARLAVVPLEREGGQAQFIVHDQPPTPQGASMEPLLRWLEEHAANALTLEDVAAQASMSPRTLNRRFREQTGTTPLQWLHRARIRQAQYLLEATDHPVDRIATQVGFGSPTAFRDRFKRVVGTSPHTYRTAFQSRVR, from the coding sequence ATGCACACTGTGGCTGTCCTCGCGCTGGACCAGGTCCTGCCCTTCGACCTGTCCACGCCGATCGAATCCTTCACCCGCAGCCGCCTACCCGACGGCCGCCCCGCCTACCGGGTTCGCGTCTGCGCGGCCGCGCCGACTGTCGAGACCGAACTGTTCACCATCAAGGCGCGCTGGGGGCTGGAGGCATTGGCTGAGGCCGACACGATCGTGCTTCCCGGCTGCGCGGACCCCACCGTTGCGGTCCCGGACGATGTCATCGAGGCACTGCGCGCGGCGGCGGCCAACGGCACCCGCATCGCCTCGATCTGCGTCGGCGCGTTCATCCTCGCCGCCACCGGTCTGCTCGACGGGCTGCGCGCCACCACGCACTGGCTCGCCGCCCCGACCCTCGCCGCCCGCTATCCCGCCATCGATGTCGACCCCGATGTGCTCTACGTCGACAACGGACAATTCCTTACCTCCGCCGGTGCCGCCGCCGGAATCGACCTGTGCCTGCACATGATTCGCCGCGATCACGGTTCCGCGGTGGCGGCCGACGCCGCCCGCCTCGCGGTCGTGCCATTGGAACGCGAAGGGGGACAGGCGCAATTCATCGTGCACGACCAGCCGCCGACGCCGCAGGGTGCGTCGATGGAACCGCTGCTGCGCTGGCTGGAGGAGCACGCCGCAAACGCACTCACCCTGGAAGATGTTGCGGCCCAGGCCAGTATGAGTCCGCGAACGCTCAACCGCCGCTTCCGTGAACAGACCGGCACCACTCCGCTGCAGTGGTTGCACCGCGCCCGCATCCGCCAGGCCCAATACCTCCTCGAAGCTACCGACCATCCGGTCGACCGCATCGCCACCCAGGTCGGCTTCGGTTCGCCCACCGCCTTCCGCGACCGCTTCAAACGGGTGGTCGGGACCAGCCCGCACACCTACCGCACCGCCTTCCAGAGTCGAGTCCGCTGA
- a CDS encoding acetyl-CoA C-acetyltransferase: protein MPEAVIVSYARSPIGRAGKGSLVSMRPDDLAAQMVRAALDKVPGLAPTQIDDLILGCGQPAGEGGFNMARNVAVQLGYDTLPGVTLNRYCSSSLQTTRMAFHAIKAGEGDVFISAGVETVSRFPKGTADGWPDTHNPEFAEAEARTAKRAEGGADLWTDPRAADILPDVYIAMGQTAENVAQYTGISREDQDHWGVRSQNRAEDAIKAGFFEREITPVTLPDGTVVTTDDGPRAGTTYEKISQLKPVFRPDGTITAGNACPLNDGAAALVVMSDTKAKELGLTPLARIVATGVSGLSPEIMGLGPIEAVRKTLKTAKMTIDDLDLYEINEAFAVQVLGSARELNMDLDKLNVSGGAIALGHPFGMTGARITATLINNLQTHDKQFGLETMCVGGGQGMAMVIERLS, encoded by the coding sequence ATGCCCGAGGCCGTCATCGTTTCCTACGCTCGCTCGCCGATCGGCCGCGCCGGAAAGGGCTCGCTGGTGAGCATGCGGCCGGATGACCTCGCGGCCCAGATGGTCCGCGCGGCTCTGGACAAGGTTCCCGGCCTCGCCCCCACCCAGATCGACGATCTGATCCTGGGCTGCGGCCAGCCCGCCGGTGAGGGCGGTTTCAACATGGCCCGCAATGTGGCCGTGCAACTCGGCTACGACACCCTGCCCGGCGTCACCCTGAACCGCTACTGCTCGTCCTCGCTGCAGACCACCCGGATGGCCTTCCACGCCATCAAGGCCGGTGAGGGCGACGTGTTCATCTCCGCCGGTGTCGAGACCGTGTCGCGGTTCCCGAAGGGCACCGCCGACGGCTGGCCGGACACCCACAACCCGGAGTTCGCCGAGGCCGAGGCCCGCACCGCCAAGCGCGCCGAAGGCGGCGCGGACCTGTGGACCGATCCGCGCGCCGCCGACATCCTGCCCGACGTCTACATCGCCATGGGCCAGACCGCCGAGAACGTCGCCCAGTACACCGGCATCAGCCGTGAAGATCAGGACCATTGGGGCGTGCGCTCGCAGAACCGCGCCGAGGATGCCATCAAGGCCGGCTTCTTCGAACGGGAGATCACCCCGGTGACCCTGCCCGACGGCACCGTCGTCACCACCGACGACGGCCCGCGCGCCGGCACCACCTACGAGAAGATCTCGCAGCTCAAGCCGGTGTTCCGCCCGGACGGCACCATTACCGCCGGTAACGCCTGTCCGCTCAACGACGGTGCGGCCGCGCTGGTCGTCATGAGCGACACCAAGGCCAAGGAGCTGGGCCTGACCCCGCTGGCGCGCATTGTCGCCACCGGCGTCTCGGGCCTGTCCCCCGAGATCATGGGCCTCGGCCCGATCGAGGCGGTTCGCAAGACCCTGAAGACCGCCAAGATGACCATCGACGACCTCGACCTGTACGAGATCAACGAGGCATTCGCCGTCCAGGTCCTCGGTTCCGCCCGCGAGCTGAACATGGACCTCGACAAGCTGAATGTGTCCGGTGGCGCCATCGCCCTCGGCCACCCGTTCGGCATGACCGGCGCCCGCATCACCGCCACCCTCATCAACAACCTCCAGACCCACGACAAGCAGTTCGGCCTGGAGACCATGTGCGTCGGCGGCGGCCAGGGCATGGCCATGGTCATCGAGCGCCTGAGCTAG
- a CDS encoding DUF305 domain-containing protein yields the protein MFITRSRITVAIAATTTAAALFAGGCSNDNSMPGMDHGSSSASSGKPATRSDFNAADVTFLQTMYPHHAQAVEMARLVPSRTQNEQVRALAADIEKAQSPEMEQITTLLESFGKPAPTSSGHSGHNMEMTTTMNMPGMTTMPGMMSNEQMNALAAASGADFDRQWLELMIEHHTGAIAMSNTELAGGVNPDAKALATAIVAAQQAEIGTMRGLLGQR from the coding sequence ATGTTCATCACCCGTAGCCGTATCACCGTCGCCATTGCCGCAACGACCACCGCCGCAGCGCTTTTCGCCGGAGGTTGTAGCAATGACAACTCCATGCCCGGTATGGATCACGGCTCCTCGTCGGCGAGCTCCGGAAAGCCCGCTACCCGAAGCGATTTCAACGCCGCGGACGTGACCTTCCTGCAGACGATGTACCCGCACCACGCGCAGGCGGTCGAGATGGCCCGGCTGGTGCCGAGCCGCACCCAGAATGAGCAGGTGCGCGCGCTCGCCGCGGATATCGAGAAGGCGCAGTCACCGGAGATGGAGCAGATCACCACATTGCTGGAGAGCTTCGGCAAGCCCGCGCCCACCAGCTCCGGCCATAGCGGGCACAACATGGAGATGACGACCACCATGAACATGCCCGGCATGACCACAATGCCGGGCATGATGTCGAACGAGCAGATGAACGCGCTGGCAGCGGCCTCCGGTGCGGACTTCGACCGGCAGTGGTTGGAGCTGATGATCGAGCACCACACCGGCGCGATCGCCATGTCGAACACCGAACTCGCCGGCGGCGTCAATCCGGACGCGAAGGCTCTCGCCACCGCCATCGTCGCCGCCCAGCAGGCCGAAATCGGCACCATGCGCGGGCTGCTCGGCCAGCGCTGA
- a CDS encoding AMIN-like domain-containing (lipo)protein — protein MRNRMVLLVAAAATVLVGCGDGGSSPNTTTTAPTPTGTFTDAPDTAPHDAGPKRGTPSSDAGVTVSGIRIGHHAGFDRVVYELGGAGTPGWIVQYTGQAIQDASGKVVDVAGRSILEVQITGSAYPFDNGVTPYSGPDPATDPSAPVVAGVYRSGVFEGTTQSFIGVNTDRPAFEVSTLTNPTRLVIDIANT, from the coding sequence ATGCGTAACAGGATGGTGCTGTTGGTCGCCGCCGCGGCGACGGTGCTCGTCGGCTGCGGCGACGGCGGGTCCAGCCCGAACACCACGACCACCGCGCCGACCCCGACCGGCACATTCACCGATGCGCCCGACACCGCACCGCACGATGCGGGGCCCAAGCGCGGGACCCCGTCCAGCGACGCGGGCGTGACCGTGTCCGGCATCCGGATCGGGCACCACGCGGGCTTCGATCGCGTGGTCTACGAACTCGGCGGTGCGGGCACGCCCGGCTGGATCGTGCAGTACACCGGGCAGGCCATCCAGGACGCCAGCGGCAAGGTAGTCGATGTCGCGGGCCGGTCGATTCTGGAGGTTCAGATCACCGGGTCGGCGTATCCGTTCGACAACGGCGTGACGCCGTATTCGGGTCCCGATCCGGCCACCGACCCCAGTGCGCCGGTAGTCGCGGGGGTGTATCGGAGCGGAGTTTTCGAGGGCACGACCCAATCGTTCATAGGGGTGAATACCGATCGCCCAGCCTTCGAGGTCAGCACCCTGACCAATCCCACCCGGCTGGTCATCGATATCGCGAATACCTAG
- a CDS encoding medium chain dehydrogenase/reductase family protein, whose translation MNIQATQILLPGPVDPMGLQVTHRELPAPADGAAMIAIEASGVSFAEQQMRRAKYYDQPPFPFVPGYDLVGTVTAIGPGVDPALLGRRVAALTKIGGWSSHIVLAAADLVPVPDGLDPAAAETFVVNGITAWQMLHRIAKVRAGQTILVHGANGGVGSTLVQLARHAGIRVIGTASARHAEAVAALGAEAIDYRGDVVAQVRALAPGGVDAVFDHVGGPGIVDSFRLLAPHGTLVSYGTASTKDDPGNSRLPVLALVGRLIWWNLLPNKRNAHFFNIWAGQRNRTRFRAAIAADLGAVFELAAAGSLRAQVAARIPLIEAARAMELAESGTVTGKVVLVPGNSLPH comes from the coding sequence ATGAACATCCAGGCAACCCAGATTCTGCTGCCCGGCCCCGTCGACCCGATGGGCTTGCAGGTCACCCACCGTGAACTGCCCGCACCTGCCGACGGTGCGGCCATGATCGCCATCGAGGCCAGTGGTGTCTCCTTCGCCGAACAGCAGATGCGCCGCGCGAAGTACTACGACCAGCCGCCCTTCCCGTTCGTGCCCGGGTATGACCTGGTCGGCACGGTGACCGCGATCGGACCCGGGGTCGATCCGGCGCTGCTCGGACGACGCGTCGCCGCACTGACCAAGATCGGCGGTTGGTCGAGTCATATCGTGCTGGCCGCTGCGGATCTGGTTCCGGTGCCCGATGGCCTGGATCCCGCTGCGGCCGAGACCTTCGTCGTGAACGGCATTACCGCATGGCAGATGCTGCACCGCATCGCCAAGGTTCGCGCAGGTCAGACCATTCTGGTGCACGGCGCCAACGGCGGCGTCGGCTCGACGCTCGTGCAGCTGGCCCGCCACGCCGGTATTCGTGTGATCGGCACTGCGTCCGCACGGCATGCCGAGGCCGTCGCGGCGCTGGGCGCCGAGGCTATCGACTACCGCGGCGATGTGGTGGCACAGGTTCGAGCGCTTGCGCCGGGCGGGGTGGACGCCGTCTTCGACCATGTCGGTGGGCCGGGGATCGTCGACTCGTTCCGCCTGCTCGCGCCCCACGGCACCCTGGTCTCCTACGGCACCGCATCCACCAAAGACGATCCGGGCAACTCGCGCCTCCCGGTGCTCGCGCTGGTGGGCCGACTGATTTGGTGGAACCTATTGCCCAACAAGCGGAATGCGCACTTCTTCAATATCTGGGCGGGCCAGCGCAACCGCACCCGTTTCCGCGCCGCGATCGCGGCGGATCTCGGCGCGGTATTCGAGTTGGCCGCGGCGGGTAGCCTGCGTGCGCAGGTGGCCGCTCGTATTCCGTTGATCGAGGCCGCCCGCGCGATGGAGCTCGCCGAATCCGGCACCGTCACCGGCAAAGTTGTCCTCGTACCCGGAAACTCACTGCCGCACTGA
- a CDS encoding TetR/AcrR family transcriptional regulator: MTNSAKSPALVWSKERRTPRRQAPGVEQIVRTAIGLADGEGPDAVSMRRIATELESGTASLYRYVASRDDLLDLMIDAVRGEVAPPELIGDWRADLTAVATHLRDTMIRHPWLASELTGRPTLGANSLRLHDTSLSAATELTSDITDAAAIVDTVHAYVFGVTAAQLAEEQAQRRTGLTEDQWRETVAPYIREVIESNEYPNFARRVRDAADTDADQRFEFGLGCVLDGIAARVHHHY, encoded by the coding sequence GTGACTAATTCGGCGAAGAGCCCCGCGCTGGTCTGGAGCAAGGAGAGGCGGACCCCGCGCCGCCAGGCCCCCGGCGTGGAGCAGATCGTCCGCACCGCCATCGGACTGGCCGATGGCGAGGGACCCGATGCGGTGTCCATGCGCCGCATCGCCACCGAACTCGAATCCGGCACCGCATCGCTCTACCGGTATGTCGCCAGTCGTGACGATCTGCTGGATCTGATGATCGATGCGGTCCGCGGCGAGGTGGCGCCGCCCGAACTCATCGGTGACTGGCGCGCCGACCTCACCGCCGTCGCCACACACCTGCGCGACACCATGATCCGGCACCCATGGCTGGCCTCCGAACTCACCGGTCGTCCCACCCTCGGTGCGAATTCCCTTCGCCTGCACGACACCTCACTCTCAGCGGCCACCGAGCTGACGTCCGATATCACCGATGCGGCCGCGATCGTGGATACGGTGCACGCGTATGTCTTCGGCGTCACCGCCGCCCAGCTCGCCGAGGAACAGGCGCAACGTCGCACCGGACTGACCGAGGATCAGTGGCGCGAAACCGTCGCGCCGTATATTCGCGAAGTGATCGAAAGCAACGAGTACCCGAATTTCGCTCGTCGCGTTCGTGATGCGGCCGATACCGACGCCGATCAGCGCTTCGAATTCGGTCTCGGATGCGTGCTCGACGGCATCGCCGCCCGGGTACACCACCACTACTGA
- a CDS encoding SGNH/GDSL hydrolase family protein, which produces MTGAATVLAGSGAGTAWWATYRLLMAQAGVARGVIGRDTSKPPEADGIYTAGCLAPQPWRTGLPADVHLMIFGDSTAAGVGCVSPEEVPGVRIARGLAEASGQRIRLSTKAISGATSKGLSGQVDAMFVAGPPPDAAVIFIGANDVTKKHSIRASAHRLAAAVARLRRADSIVVVGTCPNLGTVVAIPQPLRTVVRNWSIRLARAQSVATTMAGGIPVAMGDRLASEFRAAPEQLFSEDGFHPSAAGYELAATLLLPVLIEALEEATPGSRPTGRDVDSIRTHK; this is translated from the coding sequence GTGACGGGTGCCGCAACTGTATTGGCCGGTTCCGGCGCCGGGACCGCATGGTGGGCGACATATCGGCTGCTCATGGCACAGGCCGGGGTCGCGCGCGGGGTCATCGGGCGCGATACCTCGAAACCGCCCGAGGCCGACGGCATCTACACCGCGGGCTGCCTCGCGCCGCAACCGTGGCGCACCGGTCTGCCTGCCGACGTGCATCTGATGATCTTCGGCGATTCCACCGCGGCCGGGGTCGGCTGCGTATCACCCGAGGAAGTCCCCGGCGTGCGCATCGCCCGCGGCCTCGCCGAGGCCTCCGGACAGCGAATCCGGTTGAGTACCAAGGCCATATCCGGTGCGACCTCGAAGGGGCTGTCCGGACAGGTCGACGCGATGTTCGTCGCCGGCCCCCCGCCGGATGCCGCGGTCATCTTCATCGGCGCCAACGATGTCACCAAGAAGCACTCCATCCGCGCCTCCGCGCACCGGCTGGCCGCCGCGGTGGCCCGCCTGCGCCGTGCCGACAGCATCGTGGTGGTCGGCACCTGTCCGAATCTCGGCACCGTCGTGGCAATTCCGCAGCCGCTGCGGACGGTGGTGCGTAACTGGAGCATCCGCTTGGCCCGGGCCCAATCGGTCGCGACCACGATGGCCGGTGGCATCCCGGTGGCAATGGGCGACCGGCTCGCCTCGGAGTTCCGTGCCGCACCCGAGCAGTTGTTCTCCGAAGACGGATTCCACCCCTCGGCGGCGGGTTACGAACTGGCGGCCACGCTGCTGCTCCCGGTCCTGATCGAGGCACTCGAGGAGGCGACCCCGGGTTCCCGCCCAACAGGACGCGACGTAGATTCGATCCGAACGCACAAGTAA
- a CDS encoding class I SAM-dependent methyltransferase — MGDVEDVLGRLRRYPDVEALNLYAVDAADRLILDVAADAIDAAGSGRIAVIGDAYGALTLGAIAGHDLRDIRVHQDLLTGELALANNARVLGLADRYTAHALSKELLADAKVVLLRLPRMLAGLTEVADAVARYADPEVTVFAGGRDKYLTKSMNDVLAESFSQVRASRGRQKSRTLLVSGPKPVAAPPFPVHERIDDIDIDVVAHGAAFSGAKLDIGTRFLLQHFKWMKPDARDAIDLGCGTGILAVALAKARPGIRVVGTDQSAAAVASARATAVVNEVADRVTVVRDDAMSSAADNSADLVLCNPPFHVGAAVHTGSAIKMFAETGRVLRPGGELWTVYNSHLNYRGVVQRMVGQTEVIGRNRKFTVTRSVRGLRDVQR; from the coding sequence GTGGGAGATGTCGAGGACGTACTTGGCCGGCTGCGGCGGTACCCGGATGTGGAGGCGCTGAACCTCTACGCCGTCGATGCCGCCGACCGGTTGATTCTCGACGTCGCCGCCGATGCCATCGATGCCGCAGGCAGCGGCCGGATCGCCGTGATCGGCGACGCCTACGGCGCGCTCACCCTCGGCGCGATCGCCGGACACGATCTGCGCGATATCCGTGTCCATCAGGACCTGCTCACCGGCGAACTCGCGTTGGCCAACAATGCCCGCGTGCTCGGTCTCGCGGATCGCTATACCGCACACGCGCTCTCCAAAGAATTGCTCGCCGACGCCAAGGTCGTGCTGCTGCGACTACCGCGCATGCTCGCCGGACTGACCGAGGTCGCCGACGCCGTCGCCCGCTACGCGGATCCCGAGGTGACCGTATTCGCGGGCGGGCGCGACAAATATCTGACCAAATCCATGAACGATGTACTGGCCGAATCGTTCTCGCAGGTGCGCGCGAGCCGGGGCCGGCAGAAGTCCCGCACGCTATTGGTGAGCGGGCCGAAACCCGTTGCCGCGCCGCCATTTCCGGTGCATGAGCGGATCGACGATATCGATATCGACGTGGTCGCGCACGGCGCGGCGTTCTCCGGCGCCAAATTGGATATCGGAACCCGATTCCTGTTGCAGCACTTCAAGTGGATGAAGCCCGATGCCCGCGATGCCATCGATCTCGGTTGCGGCACCGGCATTCTGGCGGTCGCGCTGGCCAAGGCGCGGCCCGGCATCCGGGTGGTCGGCACCGATCAGTCGGCCGCCGCGGTGGCGTCGGCGCGGGCGACCGCGGTGGTCAACGAGGTCGCCGATCGGGTGACCGTGGTGCGCGACGACGCCATGTCCTCCGCCGCGGACAACAGCGCCGATCTGGTGCTCTGCAATCCGCCGTTCCATGTCGGCGCCGCCGTGCACACCGGATCGGCGATCAAGATGTTCGCTGAAACCGGTCGGGTGCTGCGTCCCGGCGGTGAACTGTGGACGGTTTACAACTCGCATCTGAACTATCGCGGCGTGGTCCAGCGGATGGTCGGCCAGACCGAGGTGATCGGCCGCAATCGGAAATTCACGGTGACGCGATCCGTGCGTGGGCTGCGCGACGTTCAGCGGTAG
- a CDS encoding FAD-dependent monooxygenase → MLHTKVLIVGGGSVGLFTALLLARHGVAALVVEAQREPSVHPRATGLGPRTLEYLREAGVIDAVDAVAVDMSTGNLGKLSAVTLASANLAGLPDATLARSHQRSDPVTPAVIRGTCPQHRLDSVLLPAATRGGATVRYGMRLLSFEQDADGVTAHLDDGQTIRADYLVAADGVHSGVRKALGIGTTGPGPLGNPKMNILFHADLRPYTQGRQFVACDITTPAAPGILMTVDGAKEWVFHSDYDPERGESADDFTIDHCRELIRTAIGDPELDPQVVSRLPWRARGSVADRFQQGRVFLVGDAAHAVPPLGAFGLNTGAADAHNLAWKLAAVLAGAAAPALLDTYDAERRPVATNTLSQALLRLKAPHLHWDMSPAAAAGRAAMGIVNAPVVHMGYRYDSAAVIEPQPELPSTEDIELVLDGTPGSRLPHGWVARNGNRHSTLDLVESRFTLLVACDNAEWLRAAQEVAARLLVSLPAVVVEEQDWPVQVGITNRGALLVRPDQIVAWRAPITPPDPADDLTRALARVLGRTVG, encoded by the coding sequence ATGTTGCACACCAAGGTTCTGATAGTCGGCGGCGGCTCGGTCGGCCTGTTCACGGCGCTATTGCTGGCCCGGCACGGAGTCGCGGCGCTGGTTGTGGAGGCCCAGCGGGAGCCGTCGGTGCACCCACGGGCCACCGGTCTCGGCCCGCGCACGCTGGAATACCTACGTGAGGCCGGTGTCATCGACGCTGTCGATGCCGTGGCCGTCGATATGTCGACAGGCAATCTCGGCAAGCTGTCCGCGGTGACCCTCGCCTCGGCGAACCTGGCCGGGCTGCCCGATGCCACACTCGCGCGATCACACCAGCGCTCGGATCCGGTCACCCCGGCCGTCATCCGCGGCACCTGCCCGCAGCATCGGCTCGATTCGGTATTGCTGCCCGCGGCCACGCGGGGTGGAGCCACCGTTCGATACGGAATGCGACTGCTGTCCTTCGAACAGGACGCCGATGGTGTCACCGCGCACCTCGATGACGGGCAGACGATTCGCGCGGACTATCTGGTCGCCGCGGACGGTGTGCACAGCGGCGTACGCAAGGCACTCGGTATCGGCACGACCGGCCCTGGGCCGCTGGGCAATCCGAAGATGAATATTCTCTTCCACGCCGACCTGCGTCCGTATACCCAGGGACGACAGTTCGTCGCTTGCGATATCACCACGCCCGCAGCGCCGGGCATCCTGATGACCGTGGACGGCGCGAAAGAGTGGGTATTCCACAGTGATTACGACCCGGAGCGGGGCGAGTCGGCCGACGACTTCACCATCGACCATTGCCGCGAACTGATCCGCACCGCAATCGGCGACCCCGAACTCGATCCACAAGTCGTCAGCAGATTGCCTTGGCGAGCCAGAGGATCGGTGGCCGACAGATTCCAGCAGGGCCGGGTGTTCCTCGTTGGTGACGCCGCACACGCGGTACCGCCGCTCGGCGCATTCGGCCTGAACACCGGCGCGGCCGACGCACACAATCTGGCCTGGAAACTGGCTGCGGTGCTGGCCGGTGCCGCCGCCCCCGCCCTCCTCGACACCTACGATGCCGAGCGGCGGCCGGTCGCGACGAACACTTTGTCCCAAGCCCTGCTTCGATTGAAAGCCCCACACCTGCACTGGGATATGAGCCCGGCCGCGGCTGCCGGGCGGGCCGCGATGGGCATCGTGAACGCACCGGTCGTGCACATGGGCTACCGCTACGACTCCGCAGCCGTCATCGAACCACAGCCCGAACTGCCCTCGACCGAGGACATCGAACTCGTCCTCGACGGCACTCCGGGATCCCGACTCCCGCATGGGTGGGTGGCACGAAACGGTAACCGGCACTCCACACTCGACCTTGTCGAGTCCCGATTCACGCTGCTCGTCGCGTGCGACAACGCGGAGTGGTTACGCGCCGCCCAGGAGGTTGCCGCCCGTCTGCTCGTTTCCCTTCCGGCGGTGGTCGTCGAGGAGCAGGACTGGCCGGTGCAGGTCGGAATCACCAACCGCGGCGCACTTCTCGTGCGACCCGACCAGATCGTCGCGTGGCGTGCGCCGATCACCCCGCCGGATCCGGCCGACGACCTCACCCGTGCGCTCGCGCGAGTGCTCGGCCGCACGGTCGGCTAG
- a CDS encoding Bax inhibitor-1/YccA family membrane protein: MRTTSNPVFRQLPRQEGSGYANFGSGVTGAGQMTQQHGQYPQYPQYQQAPATRAMTIDDVVTKTAITLGVLALSAIISYGLTNANTSLAPLFVIGGGLIGFVLVLVATFARKMDNPVVVLSYAVFEGLFVGALSFMFTNIEFGGVGGSAMIAQAVLGTFGVFAGMLVVYKTGAIRVTPRFTRMIFGAMIGILVLIVGNLIAGFFIDGGLGLRDGGPLAIVFSLVVIAVAAFSFLLDFDAADQLIRAQAPEKAAWGVALGLTVTLVWLYIEILRLLSYFNND, translated from the coding sequence GTGCGCACTACTAGCAATCCGGTTTTTCGTCAACTTCCTCGGCAAGAGGGCAGTGGCTATGCCAACTTCGGGTCAGGGGTGACGGGCGCGGGCCAGATGACCCAGCAGCACGGCCAGTACCCGCAGTACCCCCAGTATCAGCAGGCCCCGGCCACCCGGGCCATGACCATCGACGATGTGGTCACCAAGACCGCCATCACACTCGGTGTGCTCGCGCTGTCGGCGATCATCTCCTACGGCCTGACCAACGCGAACACCTCGCTGGCGCCGCTGTTCGTCATCGGCGGTGGTCTGATCGGCTTCGTGCTGGTGCTGGTCGCGACCTTCGCCAGAAAGATGGACAACCCGGTTGTCGTGCTCTCGTACGCCGTCTTCGAGGGTCTGTTCGTCGGCGCGCTGTCGTTCATGTTCACCAACATCGAATTCGGCGGCGTCGGCGGCAGTGCCATGATCGCGCAGGCGGTGCTCGGCACCTTCGGCGTGTTCGCGGGCATGCTCGTGGTCTACAAGACGGGCGCGATCCGCGTGACCCCGCGCTTCACCCGAATGATCTTCGGCGCGATGATCGGCATCTTGGTCCTGATCGTCGGCAACCTGATCGCCGGCTTCTTCATCGACGGCGGCCTCGGCCTGCGTGACGGCGGCCCCCTCGCCATCGTCTTCAGCCTGGTCGTGATCGCGGTCGCCGCCTTCAGCTTCCTGCTCGACTTCGACGCCGCCGACCAGCTCATCCGCGCCCAGGCCCCGGAGAAGGCCGCCTGGGGTGTCGCCCTCGGCCTGACCGTCACCCTGGTCTGGCTCTACATCGAAATCCTGCGCCTGCTGAGCTACTTCAACAACGACTAG
- a CDS encoding DoxX family protein has product MYTAYVIVTVLAAAWVGFSGFSLLRRAKFVVDPLVEYGVPESWWNLLGLAKTAGAVGLVVGLWIPVIGYAAAIGVVLYFTGAVVTNIRARAYGHIPFPLLYMIPVIVAAGLGIAA; this is encoded by the coding sequence ATGTACACCGCCTACGTCATCGTCACTGTTCTCGCCGCCGCGTGGGTCGGCTTCTCGGGCTTCTCGTTGCTGCGGCGGGCGAAGTTCGTCGTCGATCCGCTGGTCGAATACGGCGTGCCCGAATCGTGGTGGAACCTGCTCGGCCTGGCCAAGACCGCGGGCGCGGTCGGACTCGTTGTCGGCCTTTGGATCCCGGTGATCGGATACGCCGCCGCGATCGGCGTCGTGCTGTACTTCACCGGCGCGGTCGTCACCAATATCCGGGCCCGCGCCTACGGCCACATCCCGTTCCCGCTGCTGTACATGATCCCGGTCATCGTCGCCGCCGGTCTCGGCATCGCCGCCTGA
- a CDS encoding DUF6153 family protein has protein sequence MVEPQPSSRTTGLVRVLGVLVLLAGIVAMHAGVFAVAPADDHHAMATMALPVDHNAAAGPDCTYDGCGHAHGGMHACVFILTAGAVALMLVLLYWITLDRPGGGMSKPRQWRPIRERAPPWTVPSLAELSILRI, from the coding sequence GTGGTCGAACCGCAGCCGTCTTCGCGCACCACCGGACTCGTCCGGGTGCTCGGCGTATTGGTGCTGCTCGCAGGCATTGTCGCCATGCACGCCGGAGTTTTCGCAGTCGCGCCCGCCGATGACCACCACGCGATGGCGACCATGGCACTGCCCGTCGACCACAACGCGGCCGCCGGACCGGACTGCACCTATGACGGTTGCGGCCACGCACACGGCGGCATGCACGCCTGCGTCTTCATCCTGACCGCCGGCGCGGTCGCCCTGATGCTCGTCCTGCTCTACTGGATCACCCTCGATCGACCGGGTGGCGGTATGTCGAAACCGCGCCAGTGGCGGCCGATACGCGAACGCGCACCACCGTGGACCGTGCCGTCCCTGGCCGAATTGTCGATTCTGCGGATCTGA